Genomic DNA from Nitrospirota bacterium:
GGCCAGGATGTTGAGGTTCAGGAGGAAGAAAAACAGGAGCTTCCCCTGCAGGGTGGAGGCCTCGATGCGCATGAAGGCAAACTCCATCGCGGAGGCCACCACCATGAAGAGCGCCACCGAGAGCAGGGTCAGAAGGGTCTTTCTAGCGGGCTTCTTCATCCGTCATGTTCACCGGGAAGACCGGAGAGTTGCGCGACACGGAAAACTCCTTTTCCCGCACGAAGAAAAAAAGCAGGTTGATGAAAGGGGGGAGGCGCCTCAGGCGCGACTCCGCCGTCACCTTGACGAAATACCGGGAGGGCTCCAGCTCCTCGGTGTCCGCCAGAGAAAACTCCGGTATCCGGAGGGCCCAGTCCAGCATCCGGCGGCAGGAGCTGAAGCGCTTCTCCAGCAGGCGGACCCCGTTCAAGGAGGTGGCCACGTACTCCTTTTTCACCGGGTCGCAGTGCAGGGTCTGCACAAAGGTGCTTCCCTGGACGAACTCGTCGGGCCAGGTGTCCCACACCCGGAACAGGTCCACATAGAAGACTATCTCCTTGGAGACACCCTTCTCAATCTCCTCGACGTGCTTCTCGTCCAGCACGAGCGCGGCGGACACCATCACGCGGCCGTCATCGAAGCGGACCGAAGGCCCCCTGATTTCTGCGGCGGAGACTGTGGAGACGAGGAGAAAAAGGGAAAATATGAGATATGCGCTAACCCTGAGCATCACCTGGCGTACGGCCAGCTCTCACTCTCCGGAAAATTTTAACCATTATACCACAGGCCCCTCCGGAAGCCTTAAATAGTGCAATAACCACAAGGCTTTGAGAGCCTCCCCCTCCGGGGGCCTCCGGAGGGGGACGAACATGAGGTATAATACATTCTTTTTCGGACCCGGGAGGAGTGAGCACGCATGGACATCGGCCAGCTCAAGTACGACGAGCGGGGCCTCATCCCGGCCATCGTCCAGGAGGCCGACACGGGAGAGGTCCTCATGCTCGCCTACATGAACAAGGAATCCCTGAGGATGACCCTCGAGAGCGGATACACCCACTTCTGGTCGCGCTCCCGCCAGAAGTTCTGGAAGAAGGGAGAGACCTCGGGCAACGTCCAGGAGGTCCGGGACATCCACGCCGACTGCGACCGGGATACCCTGCTCGTCAGGGTGCGGCAGCACGGCCCCGGCGCGTGCCACACCGGCGAGAGGACCTGCTTCTTCACCAGAATCGGGAGCCCACGGGAGGAGAGACGAGATGCCTGAGTGCCTGTTCTGCAAGATAGCGGCGAAGCAAATCCCCTCTTCCATCCTCTACGAGGACGACAAGGTGGTGGCCTTCCAGGACGTCAGCCCCCAGGCCCCCCTGCATGCCCTCATCGTCCCCAGAAAACACATTCCCGGCACCCTGGAGCTGGCCGAAGCCGATAACGCCCTCCTGGGGCACATGGTGCAGGTGGCCAATCGGCTGGCCAGGGAGAAGGGCGTGGCCGAGAGGGGCTTCCGCCTGGTCATGAACACCAACGCCGAAGCCGGCCAGAGCGTCTTTCACATGCACATGCACGTCCTGGGCGGCCGCCCCATGGGCTGGCCCCCCGGCTAGGGGGATTTGACGAGTAAGAAAAGGGACTGGTCCCCGGGCGCGGCCCGTTGCGACAGAAAGGTTGAAACGGGTTCGGTTTGTG
This window encodes:
- a CDS encoding DUF4390 domain-containing protein → MLRVSAYLIFSLFLLVSTVSAAEIRGPSVRFDDGRVMVSAALVLDEKHVEEIEKGVSKEIVFYVDLFRVWDTWPDEFVQGSTFVQTLHCDPVKKEYVATSLNGVRLLEKRFSSCRRMLDWALRIPEFSLADTEELEPSRYFVKVTAESRLRRLPPFINLLFFFVREKEFSVSRNSPVFPVNMTDEEAR
- the hisI gene encoding phosphoribosyl-AMP cyclohydrolase, which translates into the protein MDIGQLKYDERGLIPAIVQEADTGEVLMLAYMNKESLRMTLESGYTHFWSRSRQKFWKKGETSGNVQEVRDIHADCDRDTLLVRVRQHGPGACHTGERTCFFTRIGSPREERRDA
- a CDS encoding histidine triad nucleotide-binding protein, encoding MPECLFCKIAAKQIPSSILYEDDKVVAFQDVSPQAPLHALIVPRKHIPGTLELAEADNALLGHMVQVANRLAREKGVAERGFRLVMNTNAEAGQSVFHMHMHVLGGRPMGWPPG